In the genome of Grus americana isolate bGruAme1 chromosome 16, bGruAme1.mat, whole genome shotgun sequence, one region contains:
- the MYL2 gene encoding myosin regulatory light chain 2, ventricular/cardiac muscle isoform — MGLFLTWSGMYLLFQPRGSEGLPPRRLSQQHRQLCEAMAPKKAKKRIEGANSNVFSMFEQAQIQEFKEAFTIMDQNRDGFIDKADLRDTFAALGRLNVKNEEIEEMIKEAPGPINFTVFLTMFGEKLKGADPEETILNAFKVFDPEGKGLKSAYIKEMLMTQGERFSQEEIDQMFAAFPPDVSGNLDYKNLVHVITHGEEKD, encoded by the exons ATGGGGTTATTTTTAACCTGGAGTGGGATGTATTTATTGTTTCAGCCCAGGGGAAGCGAGGGACTGCCTCCGAGACGCCTCTCGCAGCAACACCGTCAGCTGTGTGAAGCCATG GCACCCAAGAAAGCCAAGAAGAGGATTGAAGGTGCTAATTCCAACGTCTTCTCCATGTTCGAGCAGGCCCAGATCCAGGAATTCAAAGAG GCATTCACCATCATGGATCAGAACCGAGACGGCTTCATTGACAAGGCAGATCTGAGGGACACGTTTGCTGCACTGG GGCGCCTGAATGTGAAAAACGAGGAGATCGAGGAGATGATAAAGGAGGCACCTGGCCCAATCAACTTCACTGTGTTCCTCACCATGTTTGGGGAGAAACTCAAGG GTGCTGACCCGGAGGAGACGATCCTGAATGCGTTCAAGGTGTTCGATCCAGAGGGTAAAGGCCTGAAATCCGCCTA CATCAAAGAAATGCTGATGACACAGGGTGAGAGGTTTTCCCAGGAAGAG ATCGATCAGATGTTCGCAGCCTTCCCTCCAGACGTATCTGGCAACCTGGATTACAAAAACCTCGTCCACGTCATTACGCATGGTGAAGAGAAGGACTAG
- the CCDC63 gene encoding coiled-coil domain-containing protein 63 — protein sequence MMSLRNVMLDDKNCMELQCCLENKYRYDSLIRDRKALLAELDNEILELEKKLVRQNQIAAKVRQANSSKRLQKQIETLEMRLNNATVHFNAILTRNNKLREEIESLRIQKAVLDNSYLKLHKKLDQQRRRMNTAVKRSAQAYKQRVEVLARISAMKERHSKDIVQYNVELQERERVLHQEDKLKAFAIAKFTDRSELEEQAQKKKALKAAQQAKRSQGESFGSRVVAYKRLLELTEDGNIDRLLNGFIEKEEKNFACFNYITELNNEMEKMQWKIKDLQNEITTLIADQKYAESNSLHVLKELEERLMETTEQANREKNRCNESNKVLGQLEANMEALFKGINCDATKTMKQLGENGHITDLNLMQFLGILEKTTTELLLKESILRYTLTKGSRRAQPFANPLLGSTELLRTMDRARLCPPPPVLDSTANAVNALEVPLDHGQLRQLILQNQEKKRGNAAGTGKKGVKV from the exons ATGATGTCCCTGAGAAATGTGATGCTGGATGACAAAAATTGTATGGAGCTCCAATGCTGTTTGGAGAACAAATATCGGTATGATTCTCTGATAAGAGACAGAAAAGCCCTGTTAGCTGAGCTGGACAACGAG ATACTAGAGTTGGAAAAAAAGCTTGTGAGGCAAAACCAGATAGCAGCGAAGGTGAGGCAAGCAAACAGTAGCAAACGGCTGCAAAAGCAGATTGAGACACTGGAGATGCGTCTAAACAAT gccACTGTCCATTTCAATGCCATCCTGACCAGAAATAACAAGCTCCGAGAAGAGATTGAAAGCCTGCGAATCCAGAAAGCCGTTTTGGACAACTCCTACTTGAAGCTCCATAAGAAGCTGGatcagcagaggagaaggatgaACACTGCCGTTAAGCGATCCGCACAAGCCTACAAGCAGCG GGTGGAGGTTCTGGCAAGGATTTCAGCCATGAAAGAAAGGCACAGCAAAGACATTGTCCAGTACAATGTCGAGCTGCAGGAGCGGGAGCGTGTCCTTCACCAGGAGGACAAACTGAAAGCCTTCGCAATCGCCAAATTTACAGATCGCTCTGAATTGGAGGAACAggcccaaaagaaaaaag CCCTGAAGGCAGCCCAGCAAGCGAAGCGGAGCCAAGGAGAGAGCTTCGGGAGCCGGGTGGTGGCTTATAAGCGCCTGCTGGAACTGACGGAGGATGGGAACATTGATCGTCTGCTGAATGGCTTCATcgaaaaggaggagaagaacttTGCCTGCTTCAACTACATCACTGAGCTGAACAACGAGATGGAGAAGATGCAGTGGAAAATCAAGGACCTCCAG AATGAAATTACAACCCTCATTGCGGACCAGAAGTATGCAGAGAGCAACAGCCTTCATGTCCTGAAGGAGCTGGAG GAAAGACTAATGGAAACTACTGAACAAGCCAACCgggaaaaaaacagatgcaaTGAGAGCAACAAAGTCCTGGGCCAGCTCGAAGCCAACATGGAGGCCCTGTTCAAAGGAATCAACTGTGACGCTACGAAGACAATGAAGCAGCTTGGAGAAAATGGGCACATCACGGATCTGAACCTGATGCAGTTTTTGG gtATCCTGGAGAAGACGACCACCGAGCTCCTGCTGAAGGAGTCCATCCTGCGCTACACGTTGACCAAAGGCTCGCGTCGGGCCCAGCCCTTCGCCAATCCGCTGCTGGGCAGCACTGAGCTCCTCCGGACAATGGATCGGGCCCGGCtctgcccgccgccccccgtCCTGGACAGCACCGCCAACGCCGTCAATGCCT TGGAGGTGCCGCTGGACCACGGCCAGCTGCGCCAGCTGATTCTCCAGAACCAGGAGAAGAAGCGGGGCAACGCCGCTGGCACGGGCAAGAAGGGCGTCAAGGTGTGA